A segment of the Zalophus californianus isolate mZalCal1 chromosome 3, mZalCal1.pri.v2, whole genome shotgun sequence genome:
cagattttttttccagtgaacaAGCTAAACCAGAGCTGCTTCCTAGTCCATCTGCTTTCTCTGTAAAGAATTTTGAAAACGTACCAAATATGTAGTTAAAATCCTTAATTTCTGATGTCCTGATGACATTCTGAAACTgctaaatatcctttaaaaaatgtccagTAGACTTCAAATACAAGAGAAATACAATACCCATTCTCAGTCTTAAAGAATTATCAACAAGCTCTTATTTAAAAGTCAGAAATTTTACATCCTTTTCTCCAACTCATTTCTATTCCACTTCCCCCAACAAAACTGTGTCCTAAAGTAAAACAttcttatactaaaaaattttaCTGATCACACTTTTGCAAGAGACCCATACAAATAGTCCATCGTCATTTGTGGATTCTGTGCAAATTCACCTACTTGATAAGGTTTGTTTGTAACCCCAAATCAGTACTTGTGGCCCTTTCTCGTTTATAGACATGTGCAGAGCAGTGAGAAATTTGAACAGCCTTTACGCACACATTCCTAGCTGAACTTGCACAAGGCCATGCTCTGCCGTCTTATTTCAGCTGCTAACATAAGCAGATGGCCTTTTCACAGTCTACTGGCACCACATTTTTCACATtgtgcttttgttgattttgctgttttaaatGGCCCCCAAGCGTAGTGCTAAGGTACTATCTAATGCTCCGAAGCGCAAGAGGGCTGTaatgtgccttacagagaaaatacgtgtgttagataagcttcgtTCAGGCCTAAGTTATAGCGCTGTTGGCCGTGAATTCAATGTCAACGAATCAACGATACAGTACATCCAGAAAAAGAGGACATTCGCCGACCTGTACGTGAGGCCGCTCCAGAAAGGGCTAAAGTCACATCGATTGTGCGTGATGCAGCtatggaaaagatggaaaagcgGCTAAATTTGTGGATTCGGGAGATGACAACCAATAAAAAGAACACAGTGGACAGTGTTGTTGGGAGGCTGAAAGCCAAGGAAATTTACAGTCATGTTACCCAGGGTCAGGAAAAGGTTAAACCCTTCTCAGCTAGTGCAGGCTGGCTTGCACGGTTCAAAAGGCGATACcacatgaaaaatgttaaagTTGCAGGCAAGGCAGGTCCTGCAGAtcaggaagctgcagaagaatttaaaaagtatctgCTAAGCATTATACATGAAAAGGGTTATATGGAAGAGCAGGTTTTCAATGCTTTCATTTCCAATGAGGAAACCACCATGATGGACTACTGGAAGTCCGTTGGTATACGCAACATTATAGATTATAGCAGCACAGCCTGGGACAGCATCAAGCAGGCTACTATTAATAACTGTTGGGGAAATGTTTGGCCAGACTGCGTGAAACATTTTGAAGGCTTGGAAGGtgttacagaaaatataaagaacagtGTCGAAAACATAATGCATATTGCACAGCAAATAAGTGGAGAAGGCTTCAGAGACATGAGGGAGGGAGATGTGGAGgaaattttggaagaaatggCAGTAGAACCCACCAAGAAAGACCTGGATGAGATGGCAAAGCGTGGCACTGGAgtcagtgatgatgatggtgacgaaAGTCAGCCTAAGACTCCAAGAATTGTCCCTCTCACAGCAGCCAAAATATCGGAATGGAATTCTGCCCTGGAAAAAATTTTCCATGACATGGAAGAATGTGACCCTGTGCTGGAACACAGCCTCACGCTTAGGCGCCTGACCTCCACTGCATCCGTCCCTTACGCTGAAACACTTAAAGATTTGAGGCGAAAAGCCAAGCAGACAAGGCTGAAGGAATTTTTCAAGCCAGTTCGGGAGGGAACGTTGCTGACACCATCACCAAGTTGTGAAAGCCAGACTCCTGGGGTAGAACCACGAGGTCTCACATGCCAGCCTCACTGACGCCTTCCTCTTTGGCCAAGTCAGTCACACACTCTCCTTTGGTTTTCCGGGGGTGCAAGTCAAGGTCACGAGGTTTAAccactctgccctctgccccatcACAGTGTAAACACCACAAGTAAGGTTTTCCTTAATGTTTTCACAGGATCCCAAGTGTTTCATCTTTGTGTAACGCTCTCGCGTGTGACGGTCCTGTGCAGCATAGTGTGTGTGCCGCCTGCACACCATGTGTGCGACTAAGCCGGGGAGGCAGGCACTGCATGGTGCTGTCCCCGAGACAGTGTTTCCCTATGAAGGAACACCGCACACAGCTAGTTGTTTGTAAGGAGCACATATGAAACGAGCTATCTTCACACAGAAATACATCGAAAACCAAGATCATGTGTCCACTGGTGGACAAAATATTGCGATCTGAGCTCCAAGGAAACCAACCCTGCACTTCCCCCAGGAACAGTGGCTCAGGAGTTGCTAGCTCAGTGTTCACCGTGACTGTAGCACAAACTACCACAAATCACAAAAGTCAGCTCTACCTTTAAGATTATTAAGCCATAAAGATCTAATCATtacaatttttcttctaaagtaGCACAACTATTATGAGTACAATGGGAACAATACACTAcagtttttgaagaaaattatcaaatgtaaaatgtaaaactttaccTGGAAATGTGTATCTTAATGAGatgtagagggttttttttttttaattagctcatTTACTCATGGACAACTATCACTTACTCCTAGAAATAAATACAGTCCAGCATTAATTGTATTCCTGTCTTGGGGGGTTTTATGCAAACACTGAGAAGCCTCAttcctaaaaataagtaaataaaaaatggaagttttgttattttgtagCTTGATTCTTTGATGCCTTCTGAATTACATAGCCCAAGTCCAGATATAATCAATCTAATCAATCATAAGTAAAATTTTGAAAGCATCAGTTAACAGCATGATTAGGGTCTCCTGCAGTCTCTCTGAAAGCGAGCAAGTAGAAACCCCTGAGCTGCAAAATTCCAGACATTAAAGCCCTTTGCTTCTCAACACCATGGGTATCTGTCTGTCGGTTACATGGCTGGGAGGTTTTCCATCTTGCAGCAGTATGCCTCAGGGAGACAACAAGTGAGTGAAGGGTCTGCCTTTTTACGTGAAGTGGGAGAAGGGGGTGTTGGGATAGCTCAGTGAGCTTGTCGCCATCCCTGATCTCAGGCACCTTCTCAGACAGGTGAGTGCATGTGCACGCTGAGCAACTGGACAAGAACTCCTTTAAAAGTCTCCACCTTTGTGCACAAGGGTGCCTGGAGCTAGCTTGTTCCATGAATACTGTACCTCAAACAACACACCTGTTTGGAAAACAGTAATGTAAAAGAGTCAAAACTCTATAGTAAGTACTGCCTGACCCTGTAACATACATGCTGACCTTCAACAAGTCACTTGACCCTCTGGGTTTACACCATTATCCCCAATTTAAGGCTCAGCCTTTCTCACAGAGCTGTTGGGAGGATAATAAACTAATTCAACAATACTGGACCTTGTCTCTATGCCAGACCATGTGATAAGCACTATGACtgcaaagaagacagacaagggCCTTGCCCTCCATGAGGCAGGGAAGAATCACACACAGCATGGCAAGTGGACcatggaagcacagagaaaagcagCATAAATACTGTGGACATAAGGGAGGGCCGGAGGCCTAACCAACAAAAAGGACATCGGAGTTGAAGCTGAAAAGGTGGAGGCAGATGGAACCGCATTTCAAAGGTGTGACATTTGAGAAGCCAGTGGTGTTTTTTGAGGATGGTGAGTAATCAAGGGCCACTGAGGTCATGGGTGAGACTGCAGGGGGAGAACTAAATCAGAGATGAGGCAACAGAAGACATTCCCCAGTCCCCCTGCATACCTCAACGAAGAAGCTATATGAGCAATAGTGAGCACATGAACAAGTCATcagataaatgcaaatcaaaaccgcaggTAACGCTACGCACCCACCAGAATGGATAATATGGGAAAGGCGGACACTGTCAAGTGTCAAGGATGGAAAGCCGTTGGCGCCCAATACCTGACTGGTGGGAGTGTGAAAGCAAACACGTGGAAAACTGGCAATCTCTTGAGAAGTGAAACTTACCTAAG
Coding sequences within it:
- the LOC113920621 gene encoding uncharacterized protein LOC113920621; the protein is MEKMEKRLNLWIREMTTNKKNTVDSVVGRLKAKEIYSHVTQGQEKVKPFSASAGWLARFKRRYHMKNVKVAGKAGPADQEAAEEFKKYLLSIIHEKGYMEEQVFNAFISNEETTMMDYWKSVGIRNIIDYSSTAWDSIKQATINNCWGNVWPDCVKHFEGLEGVTENIKNSVENIMHIAQQISGEGFRDMREGDVEEILEEMAVEPTKKDLDEMAKRGTGVSDDDGDESQPKTPRIVPLTAAKISEWNSALEKIFHDMEECDPVLEHSLTLRRLTSTASVPYAETLKDLRRKAKQTRLKEFFKPVREGTLLTPSPSCESQTPGVEPRGLTCQPH